One window of the Cryptomeria japonica chromosome 7, Sugi_1.0, whole genome shotgun sequence genome contains the following:
- the LOC131030412 gene encoding uncharacterized protein LOC131030412, which translates to MRREGRQHGYVRNHLTTKMKMMVEDGVKERDCCSKGKGKGKWKCRGRGGCRYCELEPASKSRGKTKGLRKHTSTDLLSSYRVYAWRVVMDHNNPNRLSSNIGQSSSDFISSLAQGDDEYLEDDDDISHTLTEEAGEEVIESPHVQEEEEEKLEEVEVTEFSSCDSESWTTENLCETDLEEWCLVDENIQCI; encoded by the coding sequence ATGAGACGCGAGGGAAGACAACATGGCTATGTGCGAAACCACCTAACAACAAAGATGAAGATGATGGTGGAAGATGGAGTGAAAGAGAGGGATTGTTGTTCCAAGGGGAAGGGGAAGGGGAAGTGGAAGTGCAGGGGGAGGGGAGGATGTAGGTATTGTGAGTTGGAGCCCGCCTCGAAATCGAGAGGAAAGACGAAGGGACTCCGCAAGCACACCTCCACAGACCTCCTCTCCAGTTATCGCGTGTATGCATGGAGAGTGGTGATGGATCACAACAACCCAAATCGTCTTTCTTCTAATATCGGTCAATCCTCCTCTGATTTCATCTCTTCTCTCGCTCAAGGAGATGATGAGTATTTGGAAGATGATGATGACATCTCTCACACTTTAACAGAGGAGGCAGGGGAAGAAGTGATTGAGAGTCCTCATGtgcaggaagaagaagaagagaaacttGAGGAGGTGGAGGTCACCGAATTCAGCTCTTGTGACAGCGAATCGTGGACAACAGAAAATCTGTGTGAGACTGATTTGGAGGAGTGGTGTTTGGTTGATGAGAACATTCAGTGTATATGA